The Mumia flava region TCCGCGCGGGTCGCGCTGAGCGAGCTCAGGAGGCGGCGCACGCCGTTGTCGAGCTGGTCCCCACTGACGCCCTCGGGGATCGGGGGCGCCTCGCTGCGGGGCCGCTCCGAACCACGCTCCTCGCGTGGGCCACGACCGCGGTCGTCGCGCCGCCGGTCGTCGCGCCGCCGGTCGTCGCGCGGACCGCCCTTGCCGCGGCCGCGGTCGTCGCGCGGACCCCCCTTGCCGCGGCCGCGGTCGTCGCGTCGCCCGTCGTCGCGCGGACCGCTGCCCTTGCCGCCGGACCGCCCGGAACCTGAGCTGCCTGAGCCAGCGCGGTAGCCGCCGGACTTGCCCTGGCCGCCGGAGCCGCCCCGGTACCCACCAGAGCCACCAGAGTCACCAGACCCACCCCGGTAGCCGCCGGACTTGCCCTGGCCGCCGGAGCCGCCGCGGTAACCGCCGGAGCTCGAGCTGGACCCGCTGCGTCCGGACGAGCCGCGTCCACCCGACCCACCTCGGCCGCCACCGCTCCCACGGCTGCTGGAGCCGCCACGGTCGCGACGCCCGTCCCCTGCCGATCCGCGCTCGCTCATCGGCGTCCTTCCGTCGTCTCGTGTGCTGCCAGTCTGGCGCACAACCTCGAGAACCACCGGGGCAATCGCATCACAGCGGTGCTCCCGGTGGAAACAAATGGATGGAGGGGTTGGGTCAGCCGGTGGCTGTCCCAACCCCTCCATCACAAGAATATGTCCGGCGGCGTCCTACTCTCCCACACAGTCTCCCGTGCAGTACCATCGGCGCTGAAGGGCTTAACTTCCGGGTTCGGAATGTTACCGGGTGTT contains the following coding sequences:
- a CDS encoding tetratricopeptide repeat protein, which encodes MSERGSAGDGRRDRGGSSSRGSGGGRGGSGGRGSSGRSGSSSSSGGYRGGSGGQGKSGGYRGGSGDSGGSGGYRGGSGGQGKSGGYRAGSGSSGSGRSGGKGSGPRDDGRRDDRGRGKGGPRDDRGRGKGGPRDDRRRDDRRRDDRGRGPREERGSERPRSEAPPIPEGVSGDQLDNGVRRLLSSLSATRADNVAAHLVAAGVLLDEDPDLAYKHARAARELAPRIGVVREAAGETAYAAGRWQDALAELRAAKRMSGGTDHVPLIADSERALGRPDRALKVIAESEDKITDPEVRVEAAIVAAGARRDLGQLDAALAMLQQQPLHHSSPTTWLARLRYAYADALVAAGREDEAIEWFHRTLAADPQHSTDAQARLDSLES